A single region of the Streptomyces sp. AM 4-1-1 genome encodes:
- a CDS encoding ATP-binding protein, with product MNQEITRTGRSVLTHEFTVLLSPTRRGARLARLLTTAHLGCWGLPTDSAAHIVAELAVNATIHGRVPGRDFRLSLRVRDETLLRIEVSDARGEHLPPAPGTTGTVAEDAESGRGLLIVEALADRWGVTPGPVPRKTVWAELDLAP from the coding sequence GTGAATCAAGAAATCACCCGAACCGGACGTTCCGTTCTCACCCACGAGTTCACCGTGCTGCTCTCCCCCACCCGTCGGGGCGCCAGACTCGCCCGACTGCTCACCACGGCCCATCTGGGCTGCTGGGGACTGCCGACGGATTCCGCGGCGCACATCGTGGCCGAGCTGGCCGTCAACGCCACGATCCACGGCCGTGTACCGGGCCGGGACTTCCGGCTGAGCCTCCGCGTGCGCGACGAAACGCTGTTGCGGATCGAGGTCTCCGACGCCCGGGGTGAGCACCTTCCGCCCGCGCCGGGGACGACGGGAACGGTCGCCGAGGACGCGGAATCGGGCCGGGGACTGCTGATCGTCGAGGCGCTGGCCGACCGCTGGGGCGTGACGCCGGGGCCGGTGCCACGCAAGACCGTATGGGCGGAACTCGATCTCGCTCCGTAA
- a CDS encoding helix-turn-helix transcriptional regulator — translation MSGEESRSYGTNGGDDPDRDLGLDADSAAVITAVGRQVKLWREAAGLRATELGAAIGYGENQVYKVEAGKRIPKPEFLDRADEVLGAGGKLSAMKKDVAEARYPKKVRDLAKLEANAVEMGAYAGNVVHGLLQTEEYARALYGERRPAFAEEEVERLVAARMARQSVFERQPAPLLTFVQEEATLRRPTGGRAVLQRQLQHLLDVGALRHVEIQVMPTEAEEHAGLAGSHRVLKLNDGTTVGHNEVQLTSRLITDPKEVQILEMRYGMIRAQALTPRLSRAFIEKLLGET, via the coding sequence ATGAGCGGAGAAGAGAGCAGGTCGTACGGAACGAACGGCGGAGACGATCCCGATCGGGATCTCGGTCTGGACGCCGACTCCGCCGCCGTGATCACCGCGGTGGGGCGGCAGGTGAAGCTGTGGCGCGAGGCGGCGGGGCTGCGCGCGACGGAGTTGGGTGCGGCGATCGGGTACGGGGAGAACCAGGTCTACAAGGTGGAGGCCGGCAAGCGCATTCCGAAGCCGGAGTTCCTGGACCGGGCGGACGAGGTCTTGGGGGCGGGCGGGAAGCTCTCCGCCATGAAGAAGGACGTGGCGGAGGCGCGGTATCCGAAGAAGGTCCGCGATCTGGCCAAGCTTGAGGCGAACGCCGTCGAGATGGGGGCCTACGCCGGCAATGTCGTACACGGTCTCTTGCAGACCGAGGAGTATGCCCGTGCCCTGTACGGGGAGCGGCGGCCCGCCTTCGCGGAGGAGGAGGTCGAACGCCTGGTGGCAGCCCGTATGGCCCGCCAGTCGGTGTTCGAGCGACAGCCCGCACCCCTGCTCACGTTCGTCCAGGAAGAGGCGACGCTGCGGCGGCCGACGGGTGGCAGGGCCGTGTTGCAGCGCCAGCTTCAACACCTGCTGGATGTAGGCGCGTTGAGGCATGTCGAGATTCAGGTCATGCCGACGGAGGCGGAGGAGCACGCGGGTCTGGCGGGTTCCCACCGGGTGCTTAAGCTGAACGACGGTACGACTGTCGGGCACAACGAGGTTCAGCTCACCAGTCGGCTGATCACTGATCCCAAGGAGGTCCAGATCCTTGAGATGCGGTACGGCATGATCCGGGCCCAGGCGCTCACACCTCGGTTGTCGCGGGCCTTCATCGAGAAACTGCTGGGAGAAACATGA
- a CDS encoding DUF397 domain-containing protein, with product MSVESSAGHASGLMWFKSSYSTNDGPDCVEVAAAASAVRVRDSKVVSGPQLGFAPDAWADFVAYASGR from the coding sequence ATGAGTGTGGAGTCCTCGGCCGGACACGCTTCCGGGCTGATGTGGTTCAAGAGCAGCTACAGCACCAACGACGGCCCTGATTGCGTCGAGGTCGCGGCGGCCGCGAGTGCGGTGCGGGTGCGTGATTCCAAGGTGGTGTCGGGTCCGCAGCTCGGGTTCGCGCCTGATGCGTGGGCGGATTTCGTTGCGTACGCGTCCGGGCGTTGA
- a CDS encoding DUF397 domain-containing protein, giving the protein MWFKSSYSTSDGPSCVEVAAAASSVRVRDSKVVSGPQLGFASDAWADFVAYASGR; this is encoded by the coding sequence ATGTGGTTCAAGAGCAGCTACAGCACCAGCGACGGTCCTTCATGCGTCGAGGTCGCGGCGGCCGCGAGTTCGGTGCGGGTGCGTGATTCCAAGGTGGTGTCGGGTCCGCAGCTCGGGTTCGCGTCTGATGCGTGGGCGGATTTCGTCGCGTACGCGTCCGGGCGCTGA
- the rpsJ gene encoding 30S ribosomal protein S10, which produces MAGQKIRIRLKAYDHEVIDSSAKKIVETVTRTGASVAGPVPLPTEKNVYCVIKSPHKYKDSREHFEMRTHKRLIDILDPTPKTVDSLMRLDLPAGVDIEIKL; this is translated from the coding sequence ATGGCGGGACAGAAGATCCGCATCCGGCTCAAGGCCTACGACCACGAGGTCATCGACTCTTCGGCGAAGAAGATCGTCGAGACGGTGACCCGCACTGGTGCGTCGGTCGCAGGCCCGGTGCCGCTGCCCACTGAGAAGAACGTGTACTGCGTCATCAAGTCGCCGCACAAGTACAAGGACTCGCGCGAGCACTTCGAGATGCGGACGCACAAGCGCCTCATCGACATCCTCGACCCCACGCCGAAGACGGTTGACTCGCTCATGCGCCTCGACCTGCCGGCGGGCGTCGACATCGAGATCAAGCTCTGA
- the rplC gene encoding 50S ribosomal protein L3 gives MTKNIKGVLGEKLGMTQVWDENNRVVPVTVVKAGPCVVTQVRTNDSDGYESVQIAFGEIDPRKVNKPLKGHFAKADVTPRRHLVELRTPDASEYTLGQEVTAEVFESGVKVDVTGKSKGKGFAGVMKRHNFKGLGAGHGTQRKHRSPGSIGGCATPGRVFKGMRMAGRMGNERVTTQNLTIHAVDAEKGLLLIKGAVPGPNGGLVLVRTAAKGA, from the coding sequence ATGACCAAGAACATCAAGGGCGTCCTGGGCGAGAAGCTCGGCATGACCCAGGTCTGGGACGAGAACAACCGGGTCGTCCCGGTGACCGTCGTCAAGGCCGGGCCGTGTGTCGTGACCCAGGTCCGCACCAATGACAGCGACGGCTACGAGTCGGTCCAGATCGCCTTCGGCGAGATCGACCCGCGCAAGGTGAACAAGCCCCTCAAGGGTCACTTCGCCAAGGCCGACGTGACTCCGCGCCGCCACCTGGTGGAGCTCCGCACCCCTGACGCCAGCGAGTACACGCTGGGCCAGGAGGTCACTGCCGAGGTGTTCGAGTCCGGCGTCAAGGTCGACGTCACGGGCAAGAGCAAGGGCAAGGGCTTCGCCGGTGTCATGAAGCGTCACAACTTCAAGGGCCTCGGCGCCGGTCACGGCACCCAGCGCAAGCACCGCTCCCCCGGCTCGATCGGTGGCTGCGCCACCCCTGGGCGTGTCTTCAAGGGCATGCGCATGGCGGGTCGTATGGGCAACGAGCGGGTCACCACCCAGAACCTGACCATCCACGCGGTTGACGCGGAGAAGGGTCTGCTGCTCATCAAGGGCGCGGTCCCCGGTCCGAACGGCGGCCTCGTCCTGGTCCGTACCGCGGCCAAGGGGGCTTGA
- the rplD gene encoding 50S ribosomal protein L4: protein MSTIDILSPAGDKAGTVDLPAEIFDAKTSVPLIHQVVVAQLAAARQGTHKTKRRGEVRGGGRKPYRQKGTGRARQGSTRAPQFVGGGVVHGPQPRDYSQRTPKKMKAAALRGALSDRARHSRIHVVTGVVEGGVSTKAAKTLLGKISERSNLLLVVDRADEAAWLSARNLPQVHILEPGQLNTYDVIVSDDVVFTQAAFESFVSGPQTAETEGSDA from the coding sequence ATGAGCACCATTGACATCCTTTCGCCGGCAGGCGACAAGGCCGGTACCGTCGACCTCCCCGCGGAGATCTTCGACGCCAAGACCAGCGTTCCGCTGATCCACCAGGTCGTTGTCGCACAGCTGGCCGCGGCCCGTCAGGGCACGCACAAGACCAAGCGTCGCGGCGAAGTCCGCGGTGGCGGCCGGAAGCCGTACCGCCAGAAGGGCACCGGCCGCGCCCGCCAGGGCTCGACCCGCGCGCCGCAGTTCGTCGGCGGTGGCGTCGTCCACGGCCCGCAGCCGCGTGACTACTCGCAGCGCACCCCGAAGAAGATGAAGGCCGCCGCCCTCCGCGGTGCCCTCTCCGACCGGGCGCGTCACTCCCGCATCCACGTCGTCACCGGCGTGGTCGAGGGTGGGGTTTCCACCAAGGCCGCCAAGACGCTGCTCGGCAAGATCTCGGAGCGCAGCAACCTGCTCCTGGTCGTCGACCGCGCCGACGAGGCCGCGTGGCTGTCCGCACGCAACCTGCCCCAGGTGCACATCCTGGAGCCGGGCCAGCTGAACACGTACGACGTGATCGTCTCTGACGACGTGGTCTTCACCCAGGCCGCTTTCGAGTCCTTCGTGTCTGGCCCCCAGACCGCTGAGACCGAAGGGAGCGACGCCTGA
- the rplW gene encoding 50S ribosomal protein L23 → MSEATVTSKTFTDPRDVLVKPVVSEKSYALLDENKYTFIVAPGTNKTQIKQAVEAVFSVKVTGVNTINRQGKRKRTKTGFGKRADTKRAIVTLAEGDRIDIFGGPTS, encoded by the coding sequence ATGAGCGAGGCGACCGTTACCAGCAAGACCTTCACGGACCCGCGCGACGTTCTCGTCAAGCCGGTTGTCTCCGAGAAGAGCTACGCGCTGCTCGACGAGAACAAGTACACGTTCATCGTCGCGCCCGGCACCAACAAGACCCAGATCAAGCAGGCCGTCGAAGCGGTCTTCTCGGTCAAGGTCACCGGGGTCAACACGATCAACCGGCAGGGTAAGCGCAAGCGCACCAAGACCGGCTTCGGCAAGCGCGCCGACACGAAGCGCGCCATCGTGACCCTCGCCGAGGGCGACCGTATCGACATCTTCGGCGGCCCGACCTCCTGA
- the rplB gene encoding 50S ribosomal protein L2, whose product MGIRKYKPTTPGRRGSSVADFVEITRSTPEKSLVRPLHSKGGRNNAGRVTVRHQGGGHKRAYRVIDFRRHDKDGVPAKVAHIEYDPNRTARIALLHYADGEKRYIIAPRGLSQGDRVENGPAADIKPGNNLALRNIPVGTTIHAIELRPGGGAKFARSAGASVQLLAKEGTMAHLRMPSGEIRLVDARCRATIGEVGNAEQSNINWGKAGRMRWKGVRPTVRGVAMNPVDHPHGGGEGKTSGGRHPVSPWGQKEGRTRSPKKASSKYIVRRRKTNKKR is encoded by the coding sequence ATGGGTATCCGCAAGTACAAGCCGACGACCCCGGGCCGTCGTGGCTCCAGCGTCGCCGACTTTGTCGAGATCACGCGGTCCACGCCGGAGAAGTCGCTGGTCCGCCCCCTGCACAGCAAGGGCGGCCGTAACAACGCCGGTCGTGTGACCGTTCGCCACCAGGGCGGCGGCCACAAGCGCGCCTACCGGGTGATCGACTTCCGTCGTCACGACAAGGACGGTGTGCCGGCCAAGGTCGCGCACATCGAGTACGACCCCAACCGCACCGCGCGCATCGCGCTCCTGCACTACGCCGACGGCGAGAAGCGCTACATCATCGCGCCGCGTGGCCTGTCGCAGGGCGACCGTGTCGAGAACGGCCCGGCCGCCGACATCAAGCCCGGCAACAACCTGGCGCTGCGCAACATCCCGGTCGGTACGACCATCCACGCCATCGAGCTGCGGCCCGGCGGCGGCGCGAAGTTCGCCCGTTCCGCGGGTGCCTCCGTGCAGCTGCTGGCGAAGGAGGGCACCATGGCCCACCTTCGTATGCCGTCGGGTGAGATCCGCCTGGTCGACGCCCGCTGCCGCGCCACGATCGGTGAGGTCGGCAACGCCGAGCAGTCGAACATCAACTGGGGCAAGGCCGGCCGCATGCGCTGGAAGGGCGTCCGCCCGACCGTCCGCGGTGTCGCGATGAACCCGGTTGACCACCCGCACGGTGGTGGTGAGGGCAAGACCTCCGGTGGACGTCACCCGGTCTCGCCGTGGGGTCAGAAGGAGGGTCGTACTCGCTCGCCGAAGAAGGCGTCCAGCAAGTACATCGTCCGCCGCCGCAAGACGAACAAGAAGCGCTAG
- the rpsS gene encoding 30S ribosomal protein S19, which translates to MPRSLKKGPFVDGHLIKKVDVQNEAGTKNVIKTWSRRSMIIPAMLGHTIAVHNGKIHVPVFVTESMVGHKLGEFSPTRTFRGHVKDDRKSKRR; encoded by the coding sequence ATGCCGCGCAGTCTCAAGAAGGGGCCCTTCGTCGACGGCCACCTCATCAAGAAGGTGGACGTACAGAACGAAGCAGGCACCAAGAACGTCATCAAGACCTGGTCCCGTCGCTCGATGATCATCCCGGCCATGCTGGGCCACACCATCGCGGTGCACAACGGCAAGATCCACGTCCCGGTGTTCGTCACCGAGTCCATGGTCGGCCACAAGCTCGGCGAGTTCTCGCCGACTCGCACCTTCCGCGGCCACGTCAAGGACGACCGGAAGTCGAAGCGCCGCTAA
- the rplV gene encoding 50S ribosomal protein L22: protein MEARAQARYIRVTPMKARRVVDLIRGMDATEAQAVLRFAPQAASVPVGKVLDSAIANAAHNYDHPDASSLVISEAYVDEGPTLKRFRPRAQGRAYRIRKRTSHITVVVSSKEGTR, encoded by the coding sequence ATGGAAGCCAGGGCCCAGGCGCGGTACATCCGCGTCACGCCCATGAAGGCCCGCCGCGTGGTGGACCTCATCCGTGGCATGGACGCCACGGAGGCTCAGGCGGTCCTGCGTTTCGCCCCGCAGGCCGCGAGCGTGCCGGTTGGCAAGGTGCTCGACAGCGCCATCGCCAACGCCGCACACAACTACGATCACCCGGACGCCTCTTCGCTGGTCATCAGCGAGGCCTACGTGGACGAGGGCCCGACCCTGAAGCGGTTCCGTCCGCGTGCTCAGGGCCGTGCCTACCGGATCCGTAAGCGGACCAGCCACATCACCGTGGTCGTCAGCAGCAAGGAAGGAACCCGGTAA
- the rpsC gene encoding 30S ribosomal protein S3: MGQKVNPHGFRLGITTDFKSRWYADKLYKDYVKEDVAIRRMMTKGMERAGISKVEIERTRDRVRVDIHTARPGIVIGRRGAEADRIRGELEKLTGKQVQLNILEVKNPEVDAQLVAQAVAEQLSSRVSFRRAMRKSMQSTMKAGAKGIKIQCGGRLGGAEMSRSEFYREGRVPLHTLRANVDYGFFEAKTTFGRIGVKVWIYKGDVKNIAEVRAENAAARAGNRPARGGTDRPAGRGGRGGERGGRGRKPQQQSAPAAEAPKAEAPAAAAPAAESTGTEA, encoded by the coding sequence ATGGGCCAGAAGGTTAACCCGCATGGGTTCCGGCTCGGCATTACCACGGACTTCAAGTCCCGTTGGTACGCCGACAAGCTGTACAAGGACTACGTCAAGGAAGACGTCGCCATTCGTCGCATGATGACGAAGGGCATGGAGCGGGCCGGTATCTCGAAGGTCGAGATCGAGCGCACCCGCGACCGCGTCCGCGTTGACATCCACACCGCCCGTCCGGGCATCGTCATCGGTCGCCGCGGCGCCGAGGCCGATCGCATCCGCGGCGAGCTGGAGAAGCTGACCGGCAAGCAGGTCCAGCTGAACATCCTCGAGGTCAAGAACCCCGAGGTGGACGCTCAGCTGGTGGCCCAGGCCGTCGCCGAGCAGCTCTCCTCCCGTGTCTCCTTCCGTCGTGCCATGCGCAAGAGCATGCAGAGCACGATGAAGGCGGGCGCCAAGGGCATCAAGATCCAGTGCGGCGGTCGTCTCGGCGGCGCCGAGATGTCCCGCTCGGAGTTCTACCGCGAGGGCCGCGTGCCCCTGCACACGCTCCGCGCGAACGTCGACTACGGCTTCTTCGAGGCCAAGACGACCTTCGGCCGCATCGGCGTGAAGGTCTGGATCTACAAGGGCGACGTCAAGAACATCGCCGAGGTCCGCGCCGAGAACGCCGCTGCCCGCGCCGGCAACCGTCCGGCCCGAGGCGGCACCGACCGTCCGGCCGGCCGCGGTGGCCGCGGTGGCGAGCGTGGCGGTCGCGGTCGCAAGCCGCAGCAGCAGTCGGCTCCGGCTGCCGAGGCCCCCAAGGCCGAGGCTCCCGCCGCTGCCGCTCCGGCTGCTGAGAGCACCGGAACGGAGGCCTGA
- the rplP gene encoding 50S ribosomal protein L16: MLIPRRVKHRKQHHPKRSGMSKGGTQVAFGEYGIQALTPAYVTNRQIEAARIAMTRHIKRGGKVWINIYPDRPLTKKPAETRMGSGKGSPEWWIANVKPGRVMFELSYPNEKIAREALTRAAHKLPMKCRIVRREAGES; this comes from the coding sequence ATGCTGATCCCCCGTAGGGTCAAGCACCGCAAGCAGCACCACCCGAAGCGCAGCGGTATGTCCAAGGGTGGTACGCAGGTTGCGTTCGGCGAGTACGGCATCCAGGCGCTGACCCCGGCGTACGTGACGAACCGCCAGATCGAGGCAGCTCGTATCGCGATGACCCGCCACATCAAGCGTGGCGGCAAGGTCTGGATCAACATCTACCCGGACCGCCCCCTGACGAAGAAGCCCGCCGAGACCCGCATGGGTTCCGGTAAGGGTTCTCCCGAGTGGTGGATCGCGAACGTCAAGCCCGGTCGGGTGATGTTCGAGCTGTCCTACCCGAACGAGAAGATTGCTCGTGAGGCGCTCACCCGCGCTGCTCACAAGCTTCCGATGAAGTGCCGGATCGTTCGGCGCGAGGCAGGTGAGTCGTGA
- the rpmC gene encoding 50S ribosomal protein L29 codes for MSAGTKASELRELGNEELLNKLREAKEELFNLRFQAATGQLENHGRLKSVRKDIARIYTLMHERELGIETVESA; via the coding sequence ATGTCGGCCGGTACCAAGGCGTCCGAGCTGCGCGAGCTGGGCAACGAGGAGCTTCTCAACAAGCTTCGCGAGGCCAAGGAAGAGCTGTTCAACCTCCGCTTCCAGGCGGCGACCGGACAGCTCGAGAACCACGGCCGGCTCAAGTCCGTCCGTAAGGACATCGCCCGGATCTACACCCTGATGCACGAGCGTGAGCTGGGCATCGAGACGGTGGAGAGCGCCTGA
- the rpsQ gene encoding 30S ribosomal protein S17, with product MSEKTVTETNTDRGFRKTREGLVVSDKMDKTVVVAVEDRVKHALYGKVIRRTNKLKAHDEQNTAGVGDRVLIMETRPLSATKRWRIVEVLEKAK from the coding sequence ATGAGCGAGAAGACTGTGACTGAGACCAACACCGACCGCGGATTCCGCAAGACCCGTGAGGGTCTGGTCGTCAGCGACAAGATGGACAAGACCGTCGTCGTCGCTGTCGAGGACCGCGTCAAGCACGCCCTGTACGGCAAGGTCATCCGCCGTACGAACAAGCTCAAGGCCCACGACGAGCAGAACACCGCCGGCGTCGGCGACCGCGTCCTCATCATGGAGACCCGGCCGCTGTCCGCGACGAAGCGGTGGCGCATCGTCGAGGTCCTCGAGAAGGCCAAGTAA
- the rplN gene encoding 50S ribosomal protein L14, with the protein MIQQESRLRVADNTGAKEILTIRVLGGSGRRYAGIGDVIVATVKDAIPGGNVKKGDVVKAVIVRTVKERRRQDGSYIRFDENAAVILKNDGDPRGTRIFGPVGRELREKKFMKIISLAPEVL; encoded by the coding sequence GTGATCCAGCAGGAGTCGCGACTTCGTGTCGCCGACAACACGGGTGCGAAGGAAATCCTCACCATCCGTGTTCTCGGCGGTTCGGGTCGCCGCTACGCGGGCATCGGTGACGTCATCGTGGCCACCGTCAAGGACGCGATCCCCGGTGGCAACGTGAAGAAGGGTGACGTCGTCAAGGCCGTCATCGTTCGCACCGTCAAGGAGCGTCGTCGTCAGGATGGCTCGTACATCCGCTTCGACGAGAACGCAGCCGTCATTCTGAAGAACGACGGCGACCCCCGCGGCACCCGCATCTTCGGCCCCGTGGGCCGGGAACTGCGCGAGAAGAAGTTCATGAAGATCATCTCGCTCGCGCCGGAGGTGCTGTAA
- the rplX gene encoding 50S ribosomal protein L24: MKIKKGDLVQVITGKDKGKQGKVIVAYPTLDRVLVEGVNRVKKHTKAGQTARGSQTGGIVTTEAPIHVSNVQLVVEKDGNKVVTRVGYRFDDEGNKIRVAKRTGEDI; the protein is encoded by the coding sequence ATGAAGATCAAGAAGGGCGACCTGGTTCAGGTCATCACCGGTAAGGACAAGGGCAAGCAGGGCAAGGTCATCGTGGCCTACCCCACGCTCGACCGCGTCCTCGTCGAGGGTGTCAACCGGGTCAAGAAGCACACCAAGGCCGGTCAGACGGCTCGCGGCTCGCAGACCGGTGGCATCGTCACCACCGAGGCCCCGATTCACGTCAGCAACGTACAGCTGGTCGTGGAGAAGGACGGCAACAAGGTCGTCACCCGCGTCGGCTACCGCTTTGACGACGAGGGCAACAAGATCCGCGTTGCCAAGCGGACCGGTGAGGACATCTGA
- the rplE gene encoding 50S ribosomal protein L5 codes for MTATTAPRLKTRYREEIAGKLREEFSFENVMQVPGLVKIVVNMGVGDAARDSKLIDGAVRDLTTITGQKPAVTKARKSIAQFKLREGQPIGCHVTLRGDRMWEFLDRTLSLALPRIRDFRGLSPKQFDGRGNYTFGLTEQVMFHEIDQDKIDRVRGMDITVVTTATNDDEGRALLRHLGFPFKEN; via the coding sequence ATGACTGCCACCACTGCGCCGCGTCTCAAGACGCGCTACCGCGAGGAAATCGCCGGCAAGCTGCGTGAGGAGTTCTCCTTCGAGAACGTCATGCAGGTTCCCGGTCTGGTCAAGATCGTGGTCAACATGGGTGTGGGCGACGCCGCCCGCGACTCCAAGCTGATCGACGGCGCCGTGCGCGACCTCACCACGATCACCGGCCAGAAGCCGGCCGTCACCAAGGCCCGCAAGTCCATCGCGCAGTTCAAGCTGCGCGAGGGCCAGCCGATCGGCTGCCACGTCACCCTTCGTGGTGACCGGATGTGGGAGTTCCTGGACCGTACGCTGTCGCTCGCGCTGCCGCGTATCCGTGACTTCCGTGGTCTGTCGCCGAAGCAGTTCGACGGCCGCGGCAACTACACCTTCGGTCTCACGGAGCAGGTCATGTTCCACGAGATCGACCAGGACAAGATCGACCGGGTCCGGGGCATGGACATCACCGTGGTCACCACGGCGACCAACGACGACGAGGGTCGTGCCCTCCTTCGTCACCTCGGCTTCCCGTTCAAGGAGAACTGA
- a CDS encoding type Z 30S ribosomal protein S14 codes for MAKKSLIAKAARKPKFGVRGYTRCQRCGRPHSVYRKFGLCRVCLREMAHRGELPGVTKSSW; via the coding sequence GTGGCGAAGAAGTCCCTGATCGCTAAGGCCGCCCGCAAGCCGAAGTTCGGCGTGCGCGGGTACACCCGTTGCCAGCGCTGCGGCCGGCCCCACTCCGTCTACCGCAAGTTCGGCCTGTGCCGCGTGTGCCTTCGTGAGATGGCTCACCGTGGCGAGCTGCCGGGCGTGACCAAGAGCTCCTGGTAA
- the rpsH gene encoding 30S ribosomal protein S8: MTMTDPIADMLTRLRNANSAYHDSVLMPHSKIKSHIAEILQQEGFITGWKVEDAEVGKNLVLELKFGPNRERSIAGIKRISKPGLRVYAKSTNLPKVLGGLGVAIISTSHGLLTGQQASKKGVGGEVLAYVW; encoded by the coding sequence ATGACCATGACTGATCCCATCGCAGACATGCTCACGCGTCTGCGTAACGCGAACTCGGCGTATCACGACTCCGTCCTGATGCCGCACAGCAAGATCAAGTCGCACATCGCGGAGATCCTCCAGCAGGAGGGCTTCATCACCGGCTGGAAGGTCGAGGACGCCGAGGTCGGCAAGAACCTCGTCCTCGAGCTGAAGTTCGGCCCGAACCGCGAGCGCTCGATCGCCGGCATCAAGCGGATCTCGAAGCCGGGTCTGCGTGTCTACGCGAAGTCCACCAATCTGCCGAAGGTCCTCGGCGGCCTGGGCGTGGCGATCATCTCCACGTCCCACGGTCTCCTGACCGGCCAGCAGGCCAGCAAGAAGGGCGTAGGTGGGGAAGTCCTCGCCTACGTCTGGTAG
- the rplF gene encoding 50S ribosomal protein L6 produces the protein MSRIGKLPIQVPAGVDVTIDGRTVAVKGPKGSLSHTVAAPIEVTKGEDGVLNVTRPNDERQNRALHGLSRTLVANMITGVTQGYVKALEISGVGYRVQAKGSNLEFALGYSHPVVVEAPEGITFKVESPTKLSVEGIDKQKVGEVAANIRKLRKPDPYKAKGVKYAGEVIRRKVGKAGK, from the coding sequence ATGTCGCGAATCGGCAAGCTCCCCATCCAGGTTCCCGCCGGTGTGGACGTCACCATCGATGGCCGCACGGTCGCCGTGAAGGGCCCCAAGGGCTCCCTCTCGCACACCGTCGCCGCGCCGATCGAGGTCACCAAGGGTGAGGACGGCGTTCTCAACGTCACCCGCCCGAACGACGAGCGTCAGAACAGGGCTCTCCACGGCCTGTCCCGCACGCTGGTGGCGAACATGATCACCGGTGTGACCCAGGGATATGTGAAGGCGCTCGAGATCAGCGGTGTCGGTTACCGCGTCCAGGCGAAGGGCTCCAACCTGGAGTTCGCCCTGGGCTACAGCCACCCGGTCGTCGTCGAGGCTCCGGAAGGCATCACCTTCAAGGTCGAATCGCCCACGAAGCTTTCGGTCGAGGGCATCGACAAGCAGAAGGTCGGCGAGGTAGCCGCCAACATCCGCAAGCTGCGGAAGCCCGACCCGTACAAGGCCAAGGGCGTCAAGTACGCGGGCGAGGTCATCCGCCGCAAGGTCGGAAAGGCTGGTAAGTAG
- the rplR gene encoding 50S ribosomal protein L18: MAYGVKIAKGDAYKRAAIKRRHIRVRKHISGSPERPRLVVTRSNRHMVAQVIDDIAGHTLASASTLDSSIRGTEGDKSALAKQVGALVAERAKAAGVEAVVFDRGGNQYAGRIAALADAAREAGLKF; this comes from the coding sequence ATGGCATACGGTGTGAAGATCGCCAAGGGCGACGCGTACAAGCGTGCCGCCATCAAGCGCCGCCACATCCGCGTCCGCAAGCACATCTCCGGTTCGCCGGAGCGGCCGCGCTTGGTTGTGACGCGTTCCAACCGCCACATGGTCGCCCAGGTCATCGACGACATCGCGGGCCACACGCTCGCGTCGGCTTCGACCCTGGACTCGTCCATCCGTGGCACCGAGGGTGACAAGAGCGCCCTGGCCAAGCAGGTCGGGGCCCTGGTCGCCGAGCGTGCCAAGGCCGCAGGCGTCGAGGCCGTCGTGTTTGACCGCGGTGGCAACCAGTACGCCGGGCGGATTGCCGCTCTGGCTGACGCCGCCCGTGAAGCCGGGCTGAAGTTCTAA